One stretch of Pradoshia sp. D12 DNA includes these proteins:
- a CDS encoding alpha-glucosidase/alpha-galactosidase, whose product MKVTIIGAGSVVFAKRLISDILSYPELIGTTFSLMDINEDRLLTAEKMALSLIEQNGNIATVETHQNQRDALKGASYVINLIQVGMHESTLIDFEIPKKYGLKQTIADTLGVGGVFRALRTIPVVLDICRDMEEVCPDALLLNYTNPMAALILAIEKATSIKTVGLCHSVQNTAGELAGYLNLPAEELEYKVAGINHMAWFLELKHKGKDLYPALFEAMKDPAIYKKDKVRFEMMNRLNYFITESSEHLSEYTPYFIKRDSLIEDFSIPIDEYIRRSEANLKHFEETKEKIENNIPFHTEESHEYGAPIIHSMETGVNREIWGNVLNTNLITNLPTNACVEVPCLVNKRGIQPTHIGDLPPQLAAMNRTNINVQQLIVEAVLTGNIDHVYQAVMLDPHASSVLSLEEIWDMTSELLEAHKQHLPKFTKGRHLQYKKSVTIG is encoded by the coding sequence ATCGATTGCTAACTGCAGAAAAAATGGCCCTTTCTTTAATAGAGCAAAATGGAAACATTGCAACAGTAGAAACTCATCAAAATCAACGGGATGCATTAAAAGGTGCCAGCTATGTGATCAATCTCATACAGGTCGGCATGCATGAATCCACCTTAATTGATTTTGAAATCCCTAAAAAATACGGCCTAAAACAAACCATCGCAGATACACTTGGGGTAGGCGGAGTATTTAGAGCCCTGCGGACCATTCCGGTTGTTTTAGATATTTGCAGGGATATGGAGGAAGTTTGTCCAGATGCTCTATTACTAAACTATACCAATCCAATGGCTGCACTTATCCTTGCCATTGAAAAAGCGACTTCCATTAAAACAGTAGGTCTCTGTCATAGCGTACAAAACACTGCGGGAGAATTAGCTGGCTATCTGAATCTTCCAGCAGAAGAACTGGAATATAAGGTTGCAGGGATCAATCATATGGCATGGTTTCTGGAATTAAAACATAAAGGAAAGGATCTGTACCCTGCTTTGTTCGAGGCAATGAAAGATCCGGCCATTTATAAAAAGGATAAAGTACGCTTTGAAATGATGAATAGGCTGAACTACTTCATCACAGAATCAAGTGAACATCTCTCTGAATACACACCTTATTTCATAAAAAGAGATTCGCTTATTGAGGACTTCTCTATTCCGATTGATGAATATATCCGACGAAGCGAAGCTAATTTAAAGCATTTTGAAGAAACGAAAGAGAAAATCGAAAATAATATTCCCTTTCATACAGAGGAAAGTCACGAATATGGGGCTCCGATTATACACTCCATGGAAACGGGTGTTAACCGTGAAATATGGGGAAATGTATTAAATACTAATTTAATAACGAATCTGCCAACCAATGCCTGTGTTGAGGTCCCTTGCCTGGTCAATAAACGCGGAATTCAACCAACCCATATCGGCGATCTGCCTCCACAGCTTGCCGCTATGAATAGGACTAATATCAATGTACAGCAGCTGATTGTAGAAGCCGTTCTAACGGGTAATATTGATCATGTTTATCAAGCTGTTATGTTGGACCCTCACGCCTCTTCCGTCCTGTCATTAGAAGAGATTTGGGATATGACGTCCGAATTACTGGAGGCGCATAAACAACATTTACCGAAGTTTACTAAAGGGCGACATTTACAATATAAAAAGTCAGTAACCATTGGATAG
- a CDS encoding GNAT family N-acetyltransferase yields MIDKGMFPDGQAYVVRRLTETDIPTVLRLQNKVVQDLDDKTSLQPLSEEEFRYITSGNGLLIGVFVKEELISFRALVVPDTMEDHLGIDAGLPESELDFVIYQDISNVDPDWRGLSLQRRMAKWIMDELARSKHPYKYVCSTVAPFNIPSLKDKFAQGMEIVALKPKYGGNLRYIFFKELESSNNREGEPVLCQMADTKGQQKLLAQGYRGQKLVVIDQVYYVEFRK; encoded by the coding sequence ATGATCGATAAAGGCATGTTTCCCGACGGACAAGCTTATGTTGTTCGCCGTTTAACAGAGACCGATATTCCAACTGTGTTACGCTTGCAGAATAAAGTGGTACAGGATCTGGATGATAAAACGAGCCTTCAGCCTCTTTCAGAAGAGGAGTTCCGTTACATAACGAGTGGTAATGGTCTATTAATCGGCGTATTTGTTAAGGAAGAATTGATTTCATTCCGCGCTTTAGTTGTGCCAGATACGATGGAGGACCATTTGGGAATCGATGCAGGCCTGCCAGAGAGCGAGTTGGATTTTGTTATTTATCAAGACATTAGCAATGTGGATCCGGACTGGCGTGGATTGAGCCTGCAACGCCGTATGGCAAAATGGATCATGGATGAACTGGCACGTAGCAAACATCCCTATAAATATGTATGTTCAACAGTTGCTCCGTTTAACATCCCAAGCCTAAAGGACAAGTTTGCTCAAGGAATGGAAATCGTTGCATTGAAGCCTAAATATGGAGGGAATTTACGTTATATCTTCTTTAAGGAGCTCGAAAGTTCGAATAACCGAGAAGGAGAACCGGTATTATGCCAAATGGCTGATACGAAGGGACAGCAGAAGCTACTCGCACAGGGCTATCGTGGTCAAAAGCTAGTAGTGATTGATCAAGTATACTATGTGGAATTCCGGAAATGA
- a CDS encoding mandelate racemase/muconate lactonizing enzyme family protein, with protein sequence MIKAISLYAIRLPLREPFVVSYQTYQDMPSIIVKMESDDGFIGFGEAVADEHVTGETWESTYSLLKHTLAPLLIGQDPGEFERIHERMNKTVYGAPAAKAAIDIACHDLVAKKLGVPVYQLIGGRYHDRFPITHVLSIQEPAAMAEEAVRKVSEGYLSFKMKVGKQVEQDMERIRAVRRAVGNEIAIRVDVNQGWRNSSNTLRALPSLEELQIDWLEQPVLADDLEGMAELKKKARLPLMVDEGLKGIKDMREVIQKKAADKINIKLMKCGGIYPAVKLANQAEMAGIECQIGSMVESSIGSAAGFHVAFSKKIITSVELTGPLKFAKDVGNLHYDVPFIELNKKSGLGLDMNEDVLTELTVHRDVLQ encoded by the coding sequence ATGATTAAAGCTATTTCACTATATGCCATCCGCCTGCCTCTTCGTGAACCATTCGTTGTCAGCTATCAAACATATCAAGATATGCCTTCCATCATTGTGAAAATGGAAAGTGATGACGGTTTTATTGGTTTTGGGGAAGCGGTTGCAGATGAACATGTAACAGGAGAGACATGGGAGAGTACCTATAGCCTTCTCAAGCATACATTAGCACCGCTTCTAATTGGTCAGGATCCAGGAGAATTCGAACGTATACATGAGCGAATGAATAAAACGGTATACGGAGCCCCTGCAGCAAAGGCGGCTATTGATATTGCCTGTCATGACCTAGTGGCCAAGAAACTGGGGGTACCGGTTTATCAGCTGATTGGAGGACGTTATCATGATCGTTTTCCAATCACCCATGTACTAAGTATTCAGGAACCAGCTGCCATGGCAGAAGAAGCGGTGCGGAAGGTGTCTGAGGGATATCTTTCCTTTAAGATGAAAGTTGGCAAACAGGTAGAGCAGGATATGGAACGAATTCGAGCTGTTCGCAGGGCAGTGGGGAATGAAATCGCCATTCGTGTCGATGTTAATCAAGGTTGGAGGAATAGCTCCAATACATTGAGGGCTCTTCCGTCTCTTGAAGAACTGCAAATAGACTGGCTCGAGCAACCAGTGCTGGCTGATGATCTTGAGGGGATGGCTGAATTGAAAAAGAAAGCACGCCTGCCATTAATGGTTGATGAAGGTCTAAAAGGTATAAAGGATATGAGAGAGGTTATACAAAAGAAAGCGGCTGATAAAATCAATATAAAGCTTATGAAATGTGGAGGCATCTATCCAGCTGTTAAGCTTGCCAATCAAGCGGAAATGGCTGGAATCGAGTGTCAAATCGGGTCGATGGTCGAATCGTCCATTGGCTCGGCCGCTGGATTTCATGTTGCTTTCTCCAAGAAAATCATCACATCCGTTGAGTTGACAGGACCTTTAAAATTCGCAAAAGATGTTGGGAATTTGCACTATGATGTCCCGTTCATTGAATTAAATAAAAAGAGTGGTCTCGGACTTGATATGAATGAAGATGTACTTACAGAATTGACCGTTCACAGAGATGTTCTTCAATGA
- the nhaC gene encoding Na+/H+ antiporter NhaC produces the protein MERKISFGLAIIPLVVLIAVMAITIIVFEEGPHIPLIVGTITAALVAWMAGYKWDELEEAMYNGIRLALPAVIIIMLIGLVIGSWIGSGVVATMIYYGLKIISPSLFLVSIMLICCIVSIAIGSSWSTMGTIGVAGMGIGLSIGIPAPMIAGAIISGAYFGDKMSPLSDTTNLAAGLTGTDLFVHIRHMFYTTIPGLIISLGVFWFLGRDFGKGSVSTTDIEQTLAVLQDEFLISPFLLLIPLIVIILVAKKVPAIPGLVIGVLLGFLTQVFVQGDTFANAISAMQAGYVIETGNSMVDDLFNGGGLDNMMYTVSMAIVAMTFGGMLEHTGMLNAIVSQILKLAKTAKSLIISTILSCFATNATCSEQYISIVIPARMFSKAYRDKGLSSRNLSRALEDGGTLTSVFIPWNTCGVFIFGTLGVSVFEYAPYAILNFSVPIIAILYAITGFSIEKMSDQERAKIEKELKQQKEDTITV, from the coding sequence ATGGAGAGAAAAATATCTTTTGGGCTGGCAATTATACCGTTAGTAGTGCTGATAGCAGTTATGGCTATTACAATTATTGTTTTTGAAGAGGGACCACATATCCCGTTGATTGTTGGTACAATCACGGCCGCACTTGTGGCATGGATGGCCGGCTACAAATGGGACGAGCTTGAAGAGGCCATGTACAATGGAATTCGTTTAGCATTACCAGCTGTAATCATCATTATGTTAATCGGTCTGGTAATTGGATCATGGATTGGCAGTGGTGTGGTCGCTACCATGATTTATTATGGATTGAAGATCATCAGTCCTTCTCTTTTCTTGGTGTCAATTATGCTCATTTGCTGTATTGTTTCCATTGCTATCGGTAGTTCCTGGTCAACTATGGGAACGATTGGCGTAGCTGGGATGGGGATTGGTTTAAGTATTGGGATACCGGCCCCGATGATTGCGGGAGCGATTATATCAGGTGCTTATTTTGGAGATAAAATGTCACCATTATCGGATACAACCAATTTAGCAGCCGGATTGACCGGCACGGATTTATTTGTACATATCCGCCACATGTTTTACACAACCATTCCAGGTCTAATCATTTCGTTAGGTGTATTTTGGTTCTTGGGGCGTGACTTCGGTAAAGGCAGTGTGAGTACAACTGATATTGAACAAACACTAGCTGTCTTGCAGGATGAGTTCCTTATTTCACCTTTCTTATTATTGATTCCACTTATCGTCATTATTTTGGTGGCTAAAAAAGTTCCAGCCATACCTGGGTTGGTGATTGGGGTTCTTTTGGGCTTCCTTACTCAGGTATTCGTACAGGGGGATACATTTGCTAATGCTATCTCAGCCATGCAAGCAGGGTATGTGATTGAAACCGGTAATTCCATGGTGGATGATCTCTTCAATGGCGGCGGTTTGGACAATATGATGTACACGGTATCCATGGCCATCGTGGCAATGACATTCGGAGGCATGCTCGAGCATACGGGAATGCTGAACGCAATCGTTTCACAAATTCTTAAATTAGCAAAAACGGCAAAAAGTCTCATTATTTCTACGATATTATCTTGTTTTGCTACAAACGCAACCTGCTCCGAACAGTATATTTCCATTGTTATTCCAGCACGTATGTTTTCAAAAGCGTATCGTGATAAAGGACTATCTTCCAGAAATCTATCCAGGGCGCTTGAGGATGGAGGGACGCTAACGTCTGTTTTCATCCCATGGAATACATGTGGCGTCTTTATCTTCGGTACTCTTGGTGTAAGTGTATTTGAATATGCCCCATACGCGATTTTGAACTTTTCCGTGCCGATTATTGCGATTCTTTATGCGATAACAGGGTTTTCAATTGAAAAAATGAGTGATCAAGAAAGAGCAAAGATAGAAAAAGAACTTAAACAGCAAAAAGAGGATACAATTACAGTATAA
- a CDS encoding amidohydrolase: MMSYEEQILGWYHHFHEHPEISGKEFETTNTIAEILDSFGVRYKRFSDCTGLIAELGEGGGAVALRADIDALWQEVGGVMQANHSCGHDAHIAMALGAILYLREQPLNRKYRFIFQPAEEKGNGSLWMIKRGAMDGVSVLFGMHVRPEEELAYGQFTPSIHHGACIFLEGKIRGTDAHGARPHQGKSAIDVMVAIHGYLATLYADPAENYSIKLTKMIAGGQNTNIIPGNGLFAIDVRAQCNPVLDVMIDSIETGLDRIAELFGVQIEYEWKDYTPGATVSKEPERSARESIIKIAGEEALEKPIITSGSDDFHFYSRKHPEVQTTMIGIGAQVSPGLHHPKMQIQTDILDLGARVLAEAMQLVHIKE, translated from the coding sequence ATGATGAGCTATGAGGAACAAATTTTGGGGTGGTATCATCATTTTCATGAACATCCCGAAATCAGTGGAAAGGAATTCGAAACAACCAATACAATTGCCGAGATATTGGATAGTTTTGGGGTTCGTTACAAACGTTTTTCTGATTGTACCGGATTAATTGCTGAATTGGGAGAAGGTGGTGGTGCGGTGGCGCTGAGAGCGGATATTGATGCGCTATGGCAGGAAGTTGGAGGTGTTATGCAGGCGAATCATTCATGTGGGCATGATGCCCATATCGCCATGGCACTCGGTGCGATTCTCTATTTGAGGGAACAGCCGCTGAATCGTAAATATCGTTTTATTTTTCAGCCGGCCGAGGAGAAGGGGAATGGCTCGTTATGGATGATTAAGCGGGGTGCAATGGATGGCGTGTCGGTATTGTTTGGTATGCATGTGCGTCCAGAAGAAGAACTAGCATATGGTCAGTTTACTCCTTCTATCCACCACGGAGCCTGTATCTTCCTCGAAGGGAAAATCAGAGGTACTGATGCCCATGGAGCAAGGCCGCATCAGGGAAAGAGTGCGATTGATGTGATGGTTGCTATCCATGGTTATCTGGCAACTTTATATGCTGATCCTGCAGAGAACTATTCTATTAAGCTGACCAAAATGATAGCTGGCGGGCAAAACACTAATATTATCCCAGGCAATGGCTTATTTGCGATTGATGTCCGTGCGCAGTGTAATCCTGTTTTAGATGTAATGATCGATTCTATCGAGACTGGTTTAGATCGGATTGCGGAGCTCTTTGGTGTACAAATTGAATATGAATGGAAGGATTATACTCCAGGAGCCACTGTTTCAAAGGAGCCAGAAAGGTCTGCAAGGGAATCAATCATAAAAATTGCCGGAGAAGAAGCTTTAGAAAAACCAATCATTACGTCTGGAAGCGATGATTTTCATTTTTATAGCCGGAAGCATCCAGAGGTACAAACAACTATGATCGGAATCGGTGCCCAGGTTAGCCCGGGATTGCACCATCCCAAAATGCAGATACAAACAGACATCTTAGATCTCGGGGCAAGGGTACTTGCGGAAGCGATGCAGCTTGTCCATATAAAAGAATAA
- a CDS encoding MBL fold metallo-hydrolase has translation MRLTKINNLYQLSFMPNLFPVNCYLIEEEEYLIVIDAGLPFCKKVILKTAKVIGKPIKKIVLTHAHTDHVGALDGLTQELQDVEVLIPRRALKILKGDASLEEGEGNMPIKGGIPKNIKINPVTLLEDGDRIGSLVAIHTPGHTPGMMSYLDIRDHSLIVGDALQTKGGIAVAGDTRWSFPFPAMATWDKEKSIESVENLLDYKPSLLAVGHGNLIRNPVKDMKQAIERAKGQ, from the coding sequence ATGAGATTAACAAAGATAAATAATCTTTACCAGCTTTCCTTTATGCCAAATCTTTTTCCTGTTAATTGCTATCTTATCGAAGAAGAGGAGTATTTAATCGTAATCGATGCAGGACTTCCTTTTTGTAAAAAAGTAATTTTAAAGACAGCAAAGGTTATAGGAAAGCCGATTAAGAAAATAGTGTTAACACATGCACACACTGATCATGTAGGAGCACTTGATGGACTTACTCAGGAGCTACAAGATGTTGAAGTATTAATTCCCAGACGAGCGCTGAAAATTCTAAAAGGAGATGCATCGTTAGAGGAAGGTGAAGGGAATATGCCTATAAAAGGCGGTATTCCTAAAAATATAAAGATAAATCCGGTTACTCTATTAGAGGATGGTGATCGGATTGGATCGTTAGTTGCCATTCATACCCCGGGTCATACTCCAGGAATGATGTCGTATTTAGATATTAGGGATCATAGTTTAATAGTCGGAGATGCCCTTCAAACAAAGGGTGGAATAGCTGTAGCTGGTGATACGCGATGGAGTTTTCCTTTCCCGGCAATGGCAACCTGGGATAAAGAAAAATCAATCGAGTCCGTTGAAAATTTGTTGGATTATAAACCTTCTTTACTGGCAGTCGGGCATGGAAATTTAATAAGGAATCCAGTAAAAGACATGAAACAGGCAATTGAAAGGGCAAAAGGTCAATAA
- a CDS encoding YciI family protein, translating into MLFMIIVKASKNSEAGNLPSQELREAMSTYNEELVKAGVRVMAKGLHPSSNGVRLSYPKPGEKPVVTDGPFSETNELIAGFILIDVKSREEAIEWAKRMPDPQGFGEGQIELRQVIEFPE; encoded by the coding sequence ATGCTGTTTATGATTATTGTTAAAGCTTCAAAGAATTCAGAAGCTGGGAATCTTCCAAGCCAAGAACTCAGGGAAGCCATGTCCACCTACAATGAGGAATTAGTAAAGGCTGGCGTGCGGGTTATGGCGAAAGGACTTCATCCAAGTTCAAATGGGGTTCGCCTTTCATATCCTAAGCCGGGAGAAAAGCCAGTGGTCACCGATGGACCATTTTCGGAAACTAATGAATTGATTGCGGGATTTATTCTCATTGATGTAAAGTCTAGGGAAGAAGCCATCGAATGGGCTAAGCGAATGCCTGATCCACAAGGATTTGGTGAAGGTCAAATTGAGTTACGACAAGTCATTGAGTTTCCTGAGTAA
- a CDS encoding DUF4304 domain-containing protein gives MIGSPEINKVIRKSLSPILKENDFNKLNTRNNWRWIDQCIWVLKISTVGNYFSDVSGWPPMSIYVDLGIYYVFIPSEEEIKKGTNGELLPKEYQCHLREELNCNLDQSKYTRHLDNPAERNRTDMWWVEPDGSNIEEVMEDIGKTFTENGLNWYINNTDLETAFTNIENEHNGYNKYYKAKYFAEYLKRKEKLDKYNHLFEQEKKRMDS, from the coding sequence ATGATTGGTTCTCCTGAAATCAATAAAGTAATTCGAAAATCACTGTCTCCTATATTAAAAGAAAATGACTTCAATAAATTGAATACAAGAAATAATTGGCGTTGGATTGACCAATGCATTTGGGTATTAAAAATCAGTACTGTTGGAAACTATTTTTCTGATGTTTCAGGGTGGCCACCTATGTCTATTTACGTAGATCTTGGAATATATTATGTCTTTATACCAAGTGAGGAGGAAATTAAAAAAGGTACCAACGGTGAGTTGCTTCCTAAAGAGTACCAATGTCATCTTCGAGAAGAACTAAATTGTAATCTTGACCAATCCAAGTACACTCGTCATTTAGATAACCCAGCTGAGAGAAATCGAACTGACATGTGGTGGGTTGAGCCAGATGGATCTAATATTGAGGAAGTTATGGAAGATATCGGAAAAACATTTACGGAAAATGGACTAAACTGGTATATAAATAATACTGATTTAGAAACAGCTTTTACTAATATCGAAAATGAACACAATGGTTATAACAAATATTACAAAGCAAAATATTTTGCGGAATATTTGAAACGCAAAGAGAAGTTAGATAAGTATAACCACCTGTTTGAACAAGAGAAAAAGCGAATGGATTCTTAA
- a CDS encoding leucine-rich repeat domain-containing protein — protein MNHLDKKVKVDLGKLTSLKELYGELPTRATGLSNLKNLKRMQIWDYKPHSKTFAELGEIKNLEVLHLIQAKIESFEGIGQFRALQELNLYGLNKLTDISDIGLLKNTLRELIMENCKNIQDFSPIGEMKNLENLTLLSCLSMKSIAFAKELPKLNFFNFEKTDVEDGDLSYCQMIPTVYFTQKKHFSHKRKDLINTRMENILYPTLFWRERMEEGDDMFTLENILATEKALNDYLETIKDLKEKTSPKTLLTCVKEVVLKINVLNEKYNYFIETAEREELHEYILSVSELAGLETKSDITDEWRDW, from the coding sequence ATGAATCATTTAGATAAAAAGGTGAAAGTGGATTTAGGGAAATTAACCTCTCTTAAAGAACTGTATGGAGAACTACCGACTAGAGCAACAGGACTGTCTAATTTAAAGAATCTAAAGCGGATGCAGATATGGGATTATAAACCACATTCCAAGACATTTGCTGAACTTGGGGAAATTAAAAATCTGGAAGTGTTGCATCTGATACAAGCAAAAATTGAATCATTCGAAGGTATTGGTCAATTTAGAGCATTACAAGAGTTGAATTTGTATGGACTAAATAAATTGACAGATATATCCGATATAGGGCTTTTAAAAAATACCTTAAGAGAATTAATTATGGAGAACTGCAAAAATATACAAGATTTTTCTCCTATCGGGGAGATGAAAAATTTAGAAAACCTAACTTTATTATCTTGCTTGAGTATGAAATCAATTGCTTTTGCGAAAGAATTACCTAAATTGAATTTTTTTAACTTCGAAAAGACAGATGTTGAAGATGGTGATTTGAGTTACTGCCAAATGATACCGACAGTATATTTTACACAGAAAAAGCATTTTTCGCATAAACGTAAAGATTTAATTAATACAAGAATGGAAAACATTTTATATCCGACCCTATTTTGGCGAGAACGAATGGAAGAGGGGGATGATATGTTTACACTCGAAAATATTTTGGCTACAGAAAAAGCATTGAATGATTATTTAGAAACAATTAAAGATTTGAAAGAAAAAACATCTCCAAAAACCCTTTTGACCTGTGTAAAGGAAGTTGTTTTAAAAATTAACGTGCTTAATGAAAAGTATAACTATTTCATTGAGACTGCAGAAAGGGAGGAATTACATGAATACATATTGTCTGTATCTGAGTTAGCAGGCTTAGAAACTAAGAGTGACATAACCGATGAGTGGAGAGATTGGTAA
- a CDS encoding M23 family metallopeptidase, with product MKENQAEISKVSPSDFGESFLNGMYSTIYHQTTIDFKNIVPLQQFIEYGTDFNAGVEKYTLEMVTNLIDGIKQYIWLDNAIEKVISVSFGENNTIYSLSLAPFITHPESDQKYTMNKYIMPIKGEWYVFWGGTNQFINYHYVYEDQRYAYDLLILKNGKSYSDNPKKNENYYAYDKEILAPADGVVIKVIDGIEDNVPGEMNPELPEGNCITIEHQNNEYSMLAHLKNHSILVKEGERVQKGQVLGTCGNSGNSSETHLHFQVMNSADYLKGKSIRIHFEDGKEPIQGDFINSL from the coding sequence TTGAAGGAGAATCAAGCAGAAATATCTAAAGTTTCACCTTCGGATTTCGGAGAATCTTTTCTAAATGGAATGTATTCAACCATATATCACCAAACAACAATTGATTTTAAAAATATTGTACCTTTACAACAATTCATTGAATATGGAACAGATTTTAATGCTGGAGTCGAAAAGTATACATTAGAAATGGTTACTAATTTAATAGATGGTATTAAACAATATATCTGGTTAGATAATGCCATAGAAAAAGTTATAAGTGTATCCTTCGGAGAAAATAATACAATTTACAGCCTATCTCTTGCTCCTTTTATCACTCATCCTGAAAGTGATCAGAAATATACAATGAATAAATATATTATGCCGATAAAAGGTGAATGGTATGTTTTCTGGGGTGGAACTAATCAGTTTATCAATTATCACTATGTATATGAGGATCAAAGATACGCGTATGATTTACTTATTTTGAAAAACGGTAAATCTTATAGCGATAACCCAAAGAAAAATGAAAACTATTATGCTTATGACAAGGAAATATTAGCCCCGGCAGATGGTGTAGTGATAAAAGTGATAGATGGAATCGAGGATAATGTGCCAGGGGAAATGAATCCTGAACTTCCTGAAGGAAATTGCATTACAATAGAACATCAAAATAACGAGTATAGTATGCTTGCTCATTTGAAAAATCATTCTATCCTTGTTAAAGAAGGAGAAAGAGTCCAGAAAGGACAGGTTCTTGGTACATGTGGAAACTCGGGCAACTCAAGTGAAACTCACTTGCATTTTCAAGTAATGAATTCAGCTGATTATTTAAAGGGAAAATCAATCCGTATTCATTTTGAAGACGGAAAAGAACCCATTCAAGGTGATTTTATTAACTCTCTGTGA
- a CDS encoding DUF3278 domain-containing protein, whose protein sequence is MKSWISFLIPDDEYKEKRMLYFFAEGGILLFLFLVLIMFVNKYASIDLEIILLLAISIFVIYIFGRYIVAGIEYTEVATKIAYMKEMRVIFSKTVTFFVVFTVLYLILVDMPSSIRGWSELIGFTLFGGVVMFLTNYISLKRSYNKNKELL, encoded by the coding sequence ATGAAATCTTGGATATCTTTTCTAATACCTGATGATGAATATAAGGAAAAAAGGATGCTATATTTCTTCGCGGAAGGTGGGATACTTCTTTTCCTTTTTCTTGTTTTAATAATGTTCGTAAACAAATATGCTTCTATCGACTTAGAGATAATTTTACTGTTGGCCATATCCATATTCGTTATTTATATATTTGGAAGGTATATCGTAGCTGGTATTGAATATACGGAGGTTGCAACAAAAATAGCTTATATGAAAGAAATGAGAGTTATCTTTTCTAAGACAGTTACATTTTTTGTTGTTTTTACTGTACTTTATTTAATATTGGTTGATATGCCTTCAAGTATTAGAGGTTGGAGTGAACTAATAGGATTTACATTATTCGGAGGTGTAGTGATGTTCCTCACCAATTATATTTCATTAAAACGTTCTTACAATAAAAATAAGGAACTGTTATAA
- a CDS encoding helix-turn-helix transcriptional regulator translates to MKNNVKITRMKISMTQEQLARKVGVTRQTIGLIEKGEYNPTLHLCVAIAKELNRTLDELFWEVES, encoded by the coding sequence ATGAAAAATAATGTAAAGATAACACGAATGAAAATTTCAATGACCCAAGAACAATTAGCAAGAAAAGTAGGGGTGACGAGGCAGACGATTGGATTGATTGAGAAGGGGGAATATAATCCGACACTTCATCTTTGTGTTGCAATAGCAAAAGAACTTAATAGAACGTTAGATGAATTATTTTGGGAGGTAGAGAGTTGA
- a CDS encoding DUF6429 family protein has translation MKDQIDELTLLLLYLTSFKDDYGLGEAQRSWKGYPFESLNELSEKHFIIDSKRSKSVYLTDEGIEEAKKLIEKYHIKDN, from the coding sequence ATGAAAGATCAAATCGATGAATTAACTTTATTATTGTTGTATTTAACCTCTTTTAAAGATGATTATGGATTAGGAGAAGCTCAAAGAAGTTGGAAGGGATATCCCTTTGAATCTCTAAATGAATTATCGGAAAAACATTTCATTATCGATAGTAAACGTTCAAAATCTGTTTACTTAACAGATGAAGGTATCGAGGAAGCTAAGAAACTAATAGAGAAATATCATATAAAAGACAACTGA